The following nucleotide sequence is from Perca flavescens isolate YP-PL-M2 chromosome 20, PFLA_1.0, whole genome shotgun sequence.
ACATTGCTGTCTCTTCTGTAGTGTCATGATTAACCATAACCACTACTGTTTATTATCCATATTGTGTTTTTGCTGGATTAAAGAGACCAACACTGACTCCTCTTCACTGATATCATACAAATACTATAACATATTTTACTAAATATTACAGAACCACACCAGAAAACCATTAAAAGAAACCTGCGGTAAAAGCATAGCTATTCTCCTGTCAAACATAATCAAATGGCACACTGTAGCATGTGCAGTTGTATTATGTCTACAACAATTTTTTTGCAAACAATGCATAACAATTTTAACCAGTAGTATGCTTACAATTCCAAATTTCccataaatcatattttaccTTCTTTATAAAAGTGTGGTGGTTACTAAAATGCTCCTCCTCAGAGGAGGAACCCTTTACATTTTGGACTTTGAATCTTTGGATTTTAAAGGTGGGACAAATTTCAACTACTGTATAAACTGCTGAATATTCATACTAATTCACCATAATGTattagtttatttatatttttgtatgaatctacatctgcaaagtaacttaaGGTAAATTAAGTGGAGTCAAAAGTACAACATTGGCTTGaagaagtagaagtataaagttgcataaaatagaaatactcaagtacctcaaaattgtacgtTACGGTACTTGAGcaaagttacattccaccactggtattAGCAAAGTAATTACACACATTCAGTAGTGCACAAAACActtaatataaattatattaataCTTATAAAGTAAACCCTTATTTCGTTATTTATTAAATACATTCAAATTCTGCGTATTTTAAACGCAGCCGCGCACGCAGCAAACTGAACGATGACGTGAAAGGCTTGCTTCCTGTCTTAAGCTTCCTGCTTAGCTCTTTAAAGCTTCCTGCTTAGCTCTTCGCTGTTGAAGTTTTCCTCCATGAGGAGAGACGTTTGTATAGAGGAAACTGAGTACTATCAGCTTCACTACATGGAACAAACTTTAGGACAATCCACGAACACTTTTCGGACTCTATGATTCGGGCAAAAACAACGATATTTATACGTCCAGTACGTAAGATTTAACGTATAACTTCCTCCTcatgctaaagttagctaaatCAGTTAGCTTTTTGTCGTGACTAAAACCAAAAGCTCCTTTATTCTAAACCGTCTCTGCTTAAACGTTACCCCGCAGGGTTTAACATTAAGTGAAGTAACGTTAAACGTAATTGAATATTGGAGTTAAGTCCTGTAGCTAAGTAACTCTAGTTATAAAATTAATATTATGGGCGGTGGTGGACTCCCAGCATGCTTTACTTCTCgtttgttgtggtttatttactTCCTCGCCGAGCTTATTAGCCATTAAAAGGTCTTActccatttgtttgttttttatgtccCAGCCGCCAAATCCTGAAACATGCAGGACCCAAACAGACCTCAGCGTAAAATGTCAACAGCAGGAGACAGCTTGTACAAACTCCTGGGGCTGGAGAAAGGAGCATCTCCAGAAGAAATAAAGAAGGCATACAGGTATGTTCATAAAGATAAATTCATCAGTTCATTTAGCATTGAGTAAACCCTTGGAATTCATGGCTGTATGTGCGTTGTTTTGTTCTATTCTATAAATGGGtgcaaaaaagaaatcaaatttGCACTGCATATTGGTTACACAAGGCTGCAATTTTCAGAGCTTTGGAGTTCATGCAGTACTTGTTAACTATTAACTTGTACTGGATTTGTGCTGTATATATGGAATTTAGACATTTTATTGACCAATCTCATTAGTCTAAATATGTTGTTCGATTTGAGTTGAACATctattttgctttaaaaaaaggttgtaacttttttttccagaacACCTTCTCGtaccatatatatattttttaacaatatacagGCATACAAATGACTTATTCTAATAAGATGTTAGAGCATGTTTACTGATTGTAACCATATACGTTTACTGTTAGTTTTTGTACTTTAAAAGGAATGTGAGTCCCCTATGTACAACTCTTGTGGTTAGACTGGTTTGTATTATCTGGTTGTTGTGAATGACGACAATCCTTTTAACATCCACTGGAGTGGCATCAAGGACAGTTGCATAGTCTGACTAAGAGTGGTATTCTCACTTGTTTTCAGGAAACTGGCGTTAAGGCATCACCCCGATAAGAACCCGGACAACCCAGAAGCTGCTGACACATTCAAAGAGATCAACAATGCCAACTCCATCCTCAGTGATGAGAACAAACGGAAGATCTACGACGAGTATGGATCCATGGGCCTCTATGTGGCTGAGCAGTTTGGGGATGAGAGTGTCAAATACTACTTCCTCATGTCCAAGTGCTGGTTCAAGGTGAGGGCCAATGTGGTTTCGAAAGTCTGAAAATTGAGTGAACGTCTGACTGAAAATGTAATCTAGCTTTTTCTATATTTTAACTGCCTTCATTTAgttaattttattttgtattgttgaGATGTAGTAAATGTCTGCATACAACTATGACATACATACTGACATTGATTCCCTTTCCTTTGTGTTCAGACCCTTGTGGTGTGCTGCTGCTTTTTCAccggctgctgctgttgctgctgctgctgtttctgctGTGGGAAGTGTAAAAAGCCAGCAGACGGGGAAGACTTTACCTATATGGACCCAGAGGACCTCGAGGCAGAGATCAAAGAACAGAATCCAGGTGAGGAACTTTGTTCTTTTGGATTTACTTCAGCTCGTAAAGGATATCTTCCAGCTGCTCACATAAGGGCCATCACATGTTGTCTAGATGGTGCCTGTTACATCAGAGTGCATGTAAAAGTTACACTAAAACTAAAAGCAGTTTTTTCACTTAGTATTTCAAAATCATTTTCTAATGGGGTTTATCGTGGATACTTGCTTTGTTGAAATATACATTCAAATGCAGTATTTGCACTGCAAAAGGCAGCATTCAACATCAGTGGCCCCAAATAACTGAAAATCCTTTAATGAGACAGTCAGTTAACTGCACACAGCACtatcattatttattacatttatatagcgctttatcatagacactcaaagcgcatttgggggggggggtggggactgctctaacaccactaatgtgtagcacccacctgggtgatgcacggcagccatacaacgccttacgacgccagaacgctcaccacacatcagctaacTGCACACAGCACTATCATGTTTCCTGAGCAgtttgtaattattttacagcaaagCTTGTCAAAAGGATAAAAGCTTCATCGGTTTGTATTTCATTAATACATTTCGATCACTTACTTTCTGTGGAAGGATGAGTCGTCACATGACAGGAAAATGCCATTTTGATAAATTGGATGCATCCAGTGTCTAAATTAGGAAGTACTTAATGCCGTTTTCACAAAAgcttttttgttgtgtgttttaactGAATGGTCTATTGTAATTAATTCAGTCATGGAAATAATACATTGCTGGAGAGTGAATAAAGATGGCTATGTAACTCTGTAATTTTAGGAACAATTTGAAGTTCCTAGATTTTGAACAAAAACCTATTTTTCAGACTTGGTGTTTGGTTAGAGCGCTTTTTATAGTGAAATTAAGCCTGGTAgagatttaaaggaatagtttgacatttacactttgtttcacagcaggAGACCATGTAATAGTTATTCAGCCGAGCCCTGGCACTTCAGATAATGGTGTCACCCCATCAGGTAAAGTTCACCTGTCCTTCAGCTGACTGCTGTTCTGAGCTAATTCACTAATATGGCAGAAAATGAAGCAGCATGTCCTCGTGGAGGGATTCATGTTTTGGCACCTTCTAACACCTCTAGCTCCAGGCGTGGAATGTGCGTTTGCCAAATTACATACTAACATTCCTTCAAGTTCTGCAGGATTGCTGTTATTAAGCCATTATTTGTTTATGACCCGTGTCCCCTGTGGCTTATTAATAACTGTGCTTGCTTACACTTGGATGACTGGATAATATTATCAATGAGCACAGAGGGTAAAACAGTGTACTAAAATGCTAACCCTAATTATCAAGAGCAGTGGTTGTCAATCTTGAAGTTAGATCATTTCAAAGGAGCCACACAGTTATAAATTGTTAATTATTAAACTAATCAACCGGTCTTCTGTTAACTGTGGAAATGTTTATCCCttgtgtgttgtccttcgggtcccgttga
It contains:
- the dnajc5gb gene encoding dnaJ (Hsp40) homolog, subfamily C, member 5 gamma b isoform X2 yields the protein MQDPNRPQRKMSTAGDSLYKLLGLEKGASPEEIKKAYRKLALRHHPDKNPDNPEAADTFKEINNANSILSDENKRKIYDEYGSMGLYVAEQFGDESVKYYFLMSKCWFKTLVVCCCFFTGCCCCCCCCFCCGKCKKPADGEDFTYMDPEDLEAEIKEQNPGDHVIVIQPSPGTSDNGVTPSGENAPIVIQPHATNGALGTKGEES
- the dnajc5gb gene encoding dnaJ (Hsp40) homolog, subfamily C, member 5 gamma b isoform X1, encoding MQDPNRPQRKMSTAGDSLYKLLGLEKGASPEEIKKAYRKLALRHHPDKNPDNPEAADTFKEINNANSILSDENKRKIYDEYGSMGLYVAEQFGDESVKYYFLMSKCWFKTLVVCCCFFTGCCCCCCCCFCCGKCKKPADGEDFTYMDPEDLEAEIKEQNPAGDHVIVIQPSPGTSDNGVTPSGENAPIVIQPHATNGALGTKGEES
- the dnajc5gb gene encoding dnaJ (Hsp40) homolog, subfamily C, member 5 gamma b isoform X3; protein product: MQDPNRPQRKMSTAGDSLYKLLGLEKGASPEEIKKAYRKLALRHHPDKNPDNPEAADTFKEINNANSILSDENKRKIYDEYGSMGLYVAEQFGDESVKYYFLMSKCWFKTLVVCCCFFTGCCCCCCCCFCCGKCKKPADGEDFTYMDPEDLEAEIKEQNPGENAPIVIQPHATNGALGTKGEES